A DNA window from Drosophila pseudoobscura strain MV-25-SWS-2005 chromosome 2, UCI_Dpse_MV25, whole genome shotgun sequence contains the following coding sequences:
- the TTLL15 gene encoding probable tubulin polyglutamylase ttll-15 — protein MESNLKRNSSTPESIMAKYAVMKRDEGSPEKPVTKYTGSSALRPIMLFLAAAAVTTSVLVALPRPVKNFILSSQNTSNSTLKDLQSGAPTYAIFGKSHTEEHLVHVVNVLHRFGYERVELNESWNLLWAHDYPFLSLPDLKNLGKHQKVNHFPGCGYLTNKVDLCTTSLPFLPRAFRLPTQRVDFLEYAHAHPDPDALFVEKHNEHRHIKVRKPSDIDLWSNDSFVQEFIPKPFLVDGHKFDIGVYVVITEINPLRVYIYTGDVLFRYCPVKYYPFDSENVDKYIVGDDYLPTWEVPSLRKYYNLFGGSMRNAFEAYVRDQSMDPSKIWPQVEHIIRTTILTKEKDIVNILHSYKQHNFFDLMRFDLFIDENLKVYLMEANMSPNLSSAHFKPNSLLYEQVLYSVFNLVGIRQLHGTSAPIFSDSSDFLASDKNLATALNTCASNDCDRNCNKEKCSLCLPCLSGSEYKMLHQAYEEHLHRVDMKRIFPKPILNLQNFDIIDETRNMSKKNAWMTRWFYNKCQYERTWCV, from the exons ATGGAGTCAAACTTGAAAAGAAATTCTTCTACGCCAGAATCTATA ATGGCTAAATATGCTGTGATGAAACGTGATGAAGGGTCTCCAGAGAAACCGGTCACCAAGTACACAGGCAGTAGTGCCTTGCGACCAATTATGCTATTCTtagcagctgcagcagtaaCTACTTCCGTATTAGTCGCCCTTCCGCGTCCAGTCAAAAACTTCATCTTAAGTTCGCAGAATACATCAAATAGTACCTTGAAAGATCTGCAATCAGGTGCGCCCACTTATGCGATTTTCGGCAAAAGTCATACAGAAGAGCACTTGGTACATGTAGTGAATGTTCTTCATAGATTCGGATACGAAAGGGTTGAATTAAACGAAAGTTGGAATCTCTTGTGGGCCCATGATTATCCATTCCTTTCCCTTCCTGACTTAAAGAACCTTGGGAAGCATCAGAAAGTTAATCATTTTCCGGGCTGTGGATACTTAACAAACAAGGTGGATTTGTGTACAACTTCACTGCCATTTCTTCCTCGTGCATTTAGACTTCCAACACAGAGAGTCGACTTCTTGGAATACGCCCATGCCCACCCAGACCCAGATGCACTTTTTGTGGAGAAACACAATGAGCATAGACATATCAAAGTTCGCAAACCAAGTGATATCGATCTCTGGTCAAATGATTCTTTCGTTCAAGAGTTCATACCAAAACCATTCTTGGTGGACGGACATAAATTTGATATCGGCGTTTACGTGGTGATAACTGAGATTAACCCCCTTCGAGTGTACATCTACACTGGCGACGTTCTATTTCGTTACTGTCCTGTAAAATATTATCCCTTCGACAGTGAAAACGTAGACAAATACATAGTGGGCGACGACTATTTACCTACTTGGGAAGTTCCTTCATTACGGAAGTATTACAATCTTTTCGGGGGTAGCATGCGTAATGCTTTTGAGGCATATGTACGTGATCAGTCCATGGACCCTTCGAAAATATGGCCTCAAGTAGAACATATCATCCGCACAACAATTTTGACGAAGGAAAAAGACATTGTCAATATTCTTCACTCGTACAAACAGCATAATTTCTTTGACTTGATGAGATTTGATCTTTTTATCGACGAGAATCTAAAAGTTTATCTAATGGAGGCCAATATGTCGCCAAATCTTTCATCGGCTCATTTCAAGCCAAATTCGCTTTTGTATGAGCAAGTGCTATATAGTGTATTTAACTTAGTTGGAATACGTCAATTACATGGAACAAGTGCCCCCAT attttctGACAGCAGCGACTTTCTTGCATCTGATAAAAATTTGGCAACAGCCTTAAATACATGCGCTTCGAACGATTGTGACAGGAACTGCAACAAGGAAAAGTGTAGTCTCTGCTTGCCTTGCCTCAGTGGATCCGAATACAAGATGCTTCACCAAGCGTACGAGGAGCATTTGCATCGGGTTGATATGAAGCGTATTTTCCCAAAACCAATT CTAAATTTGCAGAACTTCGATATAATTGACGAAACGCGAAATATGTCGAAGAAAAACGCGTGGATGACGCGATGGTTCTATAATAAATGTCAATATGAGCGAACGTGGTGTGTCTAA
- the LOC6897456 gene encoding uncharacterized protein, with protein sequence MELWDEKKRALRALDYFKFLDNDQIVTACRIGTIKQYEPLETIYYEDKGTITNVQFVLSGECLLLQCLNMTVTLKNGKKIFHLIDEPEEGISFMNTMKTPTNTSQLTSKCSLNKNVGDIFDSYNSDIVEQKTNKSLKPVLKKYESHFIDVGKLTFGAIIGLGENMKLRVIMARTRVQCLVLPRSFLLENNQNPGNIWQRRLFYLDCTIPSRESIFSHFLKCREWKQFKYNIIQKDLSSFVSDKSRYDDIPIICRIVEVNEDDSNIQLTK encoded by the exons ATGGAGCTTTGGGATGAGAAGAAAAGAGCCCTAAGGGCACTGGACTACTTTAAATTTCTCGACAATGATCAA ATCGTTACTGCTTGCAGAATCGGGACTATCAAGCAATATGAACCATTGGAGACAATATATTATGAGGATAAAGGCACCATAACAAACGTCCAATTTGTGCTTAGTGGAGAATGTCTTTTACTTCAATGCCTAAATATGACG GTCACtttaaaaaatggaaaaaagatTTTTCATCTAATAGATGAACCTGAGGAAGGTATTTCTTTCATGAATACTATGAAAACACCAACAAACACCAGTCAGCTGACTAGTAAATGTTCTCTAAATAAAAATGTAGGAGACATTTTTGATAGTTACAATTCTGATATAGTGGaacaaaaaactaacaaaTCACTCAAGCCTGTG CTTAAAAAATATGAAAGCCATTTTATTGATGTTGGAAAACTTACATTTGGAGCAATAATTGGATTGGGAGAGAACATGAAGCTTCGTGTAATAATGGCGCGAACCAGAGTTCAGTGTTTAGTGCTTCCTAGATCTTTCTTATTGGAAAACAACCAAAACCCAGGAAACATTTGGCAGCGTCGATTGTTTTATCTAGATTGTACTATCCCATCAAGGGAATCTATATTTTCCCACTTTCTCAAATGTCGTGAATGGAAAcaatttaaatacaatattATTCAAAAAGATTTGAGTTCGTTTGTAAGTGATAAATCTCGCTATGATGATATACCAATTATATGTCGTATTGTGGAAGTAAATGAAGATGACTCAAATATTCAACTAACTAAATAA
- the LOC117184151 gene encoding uncharacterized protein: protein MTDKSLPRVPEGLRDLMKMYAKEVLRQKPENLYKFSADFFNLIVTEKSNRVMRKYEPIQTYESMIKNRIQQQMPLSLVFHIIPENLTELIKQFIKAVLKESPDNIYIFAQEYFQKLSEAKSITTEYTKYTEYEGSLRDKEPFKSVAKVTCQCGRTITGDAAEVQNNDIISSTMIPLNDCTSIAEAKEENQKIYDHNCLKAVIIIQRNFRRYKIQKKISSDKEKYDKEYLRAVFLIQRLFRCYLAKKRFGKRKDSEKEKPRNDTHSTEDYIHAVIVIQRQYRRYLNKKIRQKNRFKNGSFGLVTAAIIIQRAFRRMVDARRVIGNVPDVVDNREELNDIYSETCSYNSVSTAPLSTDSTTEHKDFVNTNFEDVIQNTIKVQEEVDNNNPCLILENEYAAIKKDENSTKVQKNDDLKINEIPGLIELSDLTKISISEKVDNSLCENGESDIITHPVSEQHNEPQKNLEDEDNATGKTNKDNGAEKEFDVLPDKEEQTIVIGSEISESGHRFSGEQDVEIPVSSALPKELDGVIELSDLTSKLFLKLHIIYET, encoded by the exons ATGACGGACAAAAGTTTACCAAGAGTTCCTGAGGGACTACGGGACCTAATGAAGATGTATGCTAAAGAAGTTTTACGTCAAAAGCCTGAAAACCTATACAAATTCTCTGCcgatttttttaatttgattgttACCGAAAAATCGAACCGAGTGATGCGCAAATACGAGCCAATACAAACATATGAAAGCATGATAAAAAACCGTATTCAACAGCAGATGCCACTTTCACTCGTATTTCATATAATTCCGGAAAACCTTACAGAGCTcataaaacaatttattaaGGCAGTTCTAAAAGAAAGTCCGgacaatatttatatattcgcACAGGAATACTTTCAAAAGCTCTCGGAGGCCAAATCGATAACTACTGAATACACTAAATATACGGAATACGAAGGGTCATTGAGGGACAAAGAGCCATTTAAATCTGTAGCAAAGGTAACTTGTCAATGTGGACGTACAATAACCGGTGATGCAGCAGAAGTACAGAATAATGACATCATTTCAAGTACCATGATTCCTTTAAATGATTGTACTTCAATAGCTGAAGCAAAGGaggaaaatcaaaaaatatacgaTCACAACTGTTTAAAAGCAGTCATCATAATTCAAAGAAATTTTCGCCGGtataaaattcaaaagaaaataagTTCTGACAAGGAAAAATACGACAAAGAATATTTACGTGCAGTTTTCTTGATACAAAGGCTATTTCGCTGCTACTTGGCCAAAAAGAGATTTGGAAAACGAAAGGATtcagaaaaggaaaaaccacgTAATGATACCCATAGTACTGAAGATTATATACATGCAGTCATTGTTATCCAACGACAATATCGTcgatatttaaataaaaaaattcgTCAGAAAAATCGATTTAAAAATGGTTCTTTTGGCTTAGTGACAGCAGCCATCATTATTCAACGAGCATTTCGAAGGATGGTTGATGCGCGGAGGGTCATAGGAAATGTGCCTGACGTTGTAGATAATCGTGAAGAGTTAAACGATATTTATTCTGAGACATGTTCATACAATTCTGTATCGACGGCACCCCTATCAACCGATTCGACCACTGAGCACAAAGATTTTGTTAATACCAATTTTGAAGACGTTATCCAAAACACAATAAAGGTGCAGGAGGAAGTAGACAACAATAACCCTTGCCTAATTCTTGAAAACGAGTATGCTGCTATTAAAAAAGACGAAAACTCGACGAAAGTGCAGAAAAACG ACGATCtaaaaatcaatgaaattCCAGGCCTAATAGAACTATCGGATTTGACCA AAATTAGTATATCTGAAAAAGTTGATAATTCATTATGCGAAAATGGAGAATCGGATATTATAACGCATCCTGTGTCTGAACAACACAATGaaccacaaaaaaatttgGAAGATGAGGACAATGCCA ccggaaaaacaaataaagataATGGTGCCGAGAAAGAGTTCGATGTTTTACCTGATAAAGAAGAACAAACCATAGTAATTGGGTCCGAAATTTCTGAATCTGGACATAGATTTTCAGGTGAACAAGACGTCGAAATTCCTGTCAGTTCCGCACTTCCAAAGGAATTAGATG GCGTCATAGAACTATCGGATTTGACCAGTAAGTTATTCTTAAAATTACATATCATATATgaaacataa
- the LOC6897457 gene encoding uncharacterized protein, giving the protein NIHLHTEISISEKVDNSLCENGESDIITHPVSEQQNGLTLEDEDNATGKSNKENDAEKEFDVLPDKEEQTIVIGSEISESGHRFSGEQDVEIPVSSAPPKELDGLIELSDLTKISISEKVDNSLCENGESDIITHPVSEQQNGLTLEDEDNATGKSNKENDAEKEFDVLPDKDEQTIVIGSEISESGHRFSGEQDVEIPVSSALPKELDGVIELSELTKRSISEIVDNSLCENGESSIVTHPVSEQHNGPQKKLEDEDNASGKTKKENGAEKEFDVLPDKDEQTIVIGSEISESGHRFSGEQDVEIPVSSAPPKELDGVIELSELTKRSISEIVDNSLCENGESSIVTHPVSEQHNGPQKKLEDEDNASGKTKKENGAEKEFDVLPDKDEQTIVIGSEISESGHRFSGEQDVEIPVSSAPPKELDGVIELSELTKISISEKVDNSLCENGESDITTHPVSEQQNGLTLEDEDNANGKTNKDNGAEKEFDVLPDKDEQTIVIGSEISESKHHFPDDPTSNTISNLTKRSVTGIDNNALSENGERPNGLQINFKDDDTSDVQCKPDVNTGLILPESSAVVGSAGNPGIFVLSDAGASNHEVVSFQEQQNSSPLKEMTSITEKELVPNTQKEAVEELCIQKNSSILSNDCNNMEISDFLTNETIALEPFSETKQENVSPKSSTSDEAVKQISSHLAFLNSNDEPLIRTIDSLKEQASIEEGEIIVYNQMQLDETRESSAQSDSVVFGDVESEKFQIKDSNSEEESARAPLIRHYTIAGDDPRGMFRSVTLEDARDDIEIDDEISENIRKKMLAFSLSETDSDCIDPRNINQENFEINTAMADTLGTSTETESTIVSAATKIQAGARGFLTRRRIRRASAGTKSSTQETKASFGNAAISESFERLIEEEAAKKIQAAYRIHTRKLKGHNRKMQGISLESNLAARRQKLQRGDALRNDSTPDEDNIPLTNGGHTQKLPKSLRNKEKAGDGVKLKSSMELKWLTLRQNSMPVQIDCNILRVIPKHKKKRIKSAEYKKMASK; this is encoded by the exons aatatacatCTACATACAGAAATTAGTATATCTGAAAAAGTTGATAATTCATTATGCGAAAATGGAGAATCGGATATTATAACGCATCCTGTTTCTGAACAACAAAATGGACTTACCTTGGAAGATGAGGACAACGCCA ccggaaaatcaaataaagaaaatgatGCCGAGAAAGAGTTCGATGTTTTACCTGATAAAGAAGAACAAACAATAGTAATTGGGTCCGAAATTTCTGAATCTGGACATAGATTTTCAGGTGAACAAGACGTCGAAATTCCTGTCAGTTCTGCCCCTCCAAAGGAATTAGATG GCCTAATAGAACTATCGGATTTGACCA AAATTAGTATATCTGAAAAAGTTGATAATTCATTATGCGAAAATGGAGAATCGGATATTATAACGCATCCTGTTTCTGAACAACAAAATGGACTTACCTTGGAAGATGAGGACAACGCCA ccggaaaatcaaataaagaaaatgatGCCGAGAAAGAGTTCGATGTTTTACCTGATAAAGATGAACAAACCATAGTAATTGGGTCCGAAATTTCTGAATCTGGACATCGATTTTCAGGTGAACAAGACGTCGAAATTCCTGTCAGTTCTGCACTTCCAAAGGAATTAGATG GCGTCATAGAACTATCGGAGTTGACCA AAAGGAGTATATCTGAAATAGTTGATAATTCATTATGCGAAAATGGAGAATCTAGTATTGTAACGCATCCTGTTTCTGAACAACACAATGGACCACAAAAAAAGTTGGAAGATGAGGACAATGCCA gcggaaaaacaaaaaaagaaaatggtGCCGAGAAAGAGTTCGATGTTTTACCTGATAAAGATGAACAAACCATAGTAATTGGGTCCGAAATTTCTGAATCTGGACATAGATTTTCAGGTGAACAAGATGTCGAAATTCCTGTCAGTTCTGCCCCTCCAAAGGAATTAGATG GCGTCATAGAACTATCGGAGTTGACCA AAAGGAGTATATCTGAAATAGTTGATAATTCATTATGCGAAAATGGAGAATCTAGTATTGTAACGCATCCTGTTTCTGAACAACACAATGGACCACAAAAAAAGTTGGAAGATGAGGACAATGCCA gcggaaaaacaaaaaaagaaaatggtGCCGAGAAAGAGTTCGATGTTTTACCTGATAAAGATGAACAAACCATAGTAATTGGGTCCGAAATTTCTGAATCTGGACATAGATTTTCAGGTGAACAAGATGTCGAAATTCCTGTCAGTTCTGCCCCTCCAAAGGAATTAGATG GCGTCATAGAACTATCGGAGTTGACCA AAATTAGTATATCTGAAAAAGTTGATAATTCATTATGCGAAAATGGAGAATCGGATATTACAACGCATCCTGTTTCTGAACAACAAAATGGACTTACCTTGGAAGATGAGGACAATGCCA acggaaaaacaaacaaagataATGGTGCCGAGAAAGAGTTCGATGTTTTACCTGATAAAGATGAACAAACCATAGTAATTGGGTCCGAAATTTCTGAATCTAAGCATCATTTTCCAG ATGATCCTACTAGCAATACGATCTCGAATTTGACCA AAAGGAGTGTAACTGGAATAGATAATAATGCATTGTCAGAAAATGGAGAACGACCCAAtggattacaaataaattttaaagatGACGATACAA GTGATGTTCAGTGTAAACCGGATGTAAATACTG GTTTAATACTACCCGAATCTAGTGCTGTGGTTGGCTCAGCTGGGAATCCAggaatatttgtattatcAGATGCTGGCGCCTCAAATCATG AAGTCGTATCATTCCAAGAGCAACAAAATAGCTCCCCACTAAAAGAGATGACATCTATTACCGAGAAGGAACTAGTTCCTAACACGCAAAAAGAAGCAGTAGAAGAActttgtatacaaaaaaattctTCAATATTATCAAATGACTGCAATAATATGGAAATTTCAGATTTTCTTACAAATGAAACCATTGCCTTAGAGCCATTCTCTGagacaaaacaagaaaatgtCTCACCTAAGTCATCCACATCCGATGAAGCTgttaaacaaatttcaagTCATCTAGCTTTTTTGAACTCTAACGATGAACCATTAATAAGGACTATAGATTCTTTGAAAGAACAAGCCAGCATTGAAGAAGGTGAAATTATTGTGTACAACCAAATGCAACTTGATGAAACCAGAGAAAGTTCTGCCCAAAGTGACTCTGTGGTTTTCGGTGATGTTGAGTCAGAAAAATTCCAAATTAAAGATAGTAACAGCGAAGAAGAATCTGCAAGGGCACCGCTGATACGTCATTACACAATCGCTGGAGACGATCCCAGAGGCATGTTTAGGTCTGTCACCCTTGAAGATGCTAGAGATGATATAGAAATTG ACGACGAAATTTCGGAAAACATTCGCAAGAAAATGTTGGCCTTTTCGCTATCTGAAACGGATTCAGATTGCATTGACCCAAGAAATATTAACCAAGAGAACTTTGAAATAAACACGGCTATGGCAGATACTTTGGGCACATCTACTGAAACTGAATCTACAATTGTATCGGCGGCCACGAAAATACAAGCGGGAGCTCGTGGGTTTCTTACCAGGCGACGAATTCGACGCGCTAGTGCCGGTACTAAATCCTCAACCCAAGAGACAAAGGCATCCTTTGGAAACGCTGCAATCAGCGAATCTTTTGAGCGACTCATTGAGGAAGAAGCtgcgaaaaaaatacaagcTGCATATCGTATACACACAAGAAAACTTAAAGGACATAATCGAAAAATGCAAGGTATCAGCTTAGAAAGCAATTTAGCCGCCAGGCGTCAAAAATTGCAGCGCGGGGACGCGCTTCGAAATGACTCGACGCCTGATGAAGATAACATTCCTCTTACCAATGGTGGACATACTCAAAAACTCCCAAAGTCACTACGAAACAAAGAAAAGG